From the Candidatus Delongbacteria bacterium genome, the window AGGCACTAAGAACTATTCAGATGCAGAGTTTTCTGAAAACCGTAAAAAGTTTTTAAAGTTGAAACCTATTTATGAAGGACATTATCATAATGCAAAATACGATAAATTCATGAATTACAAAGTGATAATTATTTAATATATTTACATATTCAAGATAATGAAAAAACTCACTATATGTAACAAAAAAGAAGCTATTTCATCAAATGAATGATGGAATAGCTTCTTTGGTTTTTGTTAATTCAATAGTGTTGATTTAATAAATGAAGTCATGATTTTATTCTTTTCCTCTATATTTTGAACATTATCATATATTTCATCAAGAAACAGAGCAAATAATACGATTGGTTTGATTATCTTGTTTTTTGTCTCGCTTATTTCATCAGTACTTGCATTGTATCCATAAACTTGACTAACTAGTTCATCACTTTCTAGGCATACATAAGCATCTATTTTTTTAGTTTCCTTATTTTTTGCAATATCACAGATTAGCTCAGCTTCGTCTCTTAATATAATATTTAAATCTAATTTTTTATCCTTAATTTTTTCGATATTTTCAGGTGCTTTTTCATTTAATATTGTGAATAATATTTTTGTGCTTTCAATGGTTATACCTGTATCATCAAAGTATATAAATTGAATTAAATGATCTCCTTTTTTTAGTGTTTTATCATTCATTCTATATGAAATTCTACCATTCATAAAGTTCGGTGAATATTCATGAAATGCTTTTCCATCTATGAACGGAGATATCATAGCAGTTTCATTAACATATTTTGCTGCGTTAGTAGTAACCACAAATGAGACACTCTCATCAGAATAAAAATCTCTCTGCGTTGATGTTATTTCAACTGTACCAATGTGATCCAGAAATTCATCATCGCTCAATTTAAAATGCTTATTAGTTTTCTTTCTTCCAGGAATTATATTCCCATTTTTTAGAAACTTATTATATATATCTTGGACCTCTGATGAAATTTCATTGAGTAAATTTGAATCGATTCCACTACTTATACTTTTTTCAGCAATAATCTCATTCATTTCTTGTAGTTTATCAATTTCAGTTATTCTTTTTACAACTTTATCAATAAATCCTTTTGTTAAATCCGTGTCTTTTATTTGAGCTCTGTCTGATGTGAAAAATTTGTATTTTTCATTTCCTAAATAATCTAGGTTTATGACAATGAGTAATCTATATTTAAGAAATGTCAACCCGTTGTTTTTCAGTTTTGTGTACGTCTCAGATGTAATCGTTTGTCCATTTACAGTGTACAGTATAGGATCACCATATACATTGAATTGTTCAAATACATTTTTACATTTCAAATCAGAACCCCATTCATTTTCATTATCAGGCAATATCATGTAGTAATCAATTTTATATGGGTTCTCATTATGATAAATCTCTACACTTCCAGAGTAATCATCTTTTACATATTTTTTTGAAGTTTTTAATTTTGTTAAAGTTCCGTATGCATTCCTATTTTGAGCGTTTTTATTATCTCTATAATTTCCTCTGTTTTCAATAATTTTAACCGGAATACCTACACTAAACAGTTCAGTATTAATGTAATCAACTAACATCCTAGGTTTTGAAATATCATTATTTCTGTATTCTCTAGAAATATCTGTTTCAATCATCCTAATCAGCGTTCCAGACTCAGATGAAATAAATTCTTGTAAGTAATCATCAAAACTAACGTTATCGACAATTAGCTCAGGTATTTGATTCTCTATAGTTAAATACATATAAACATGATTTTTATAGTCAGTTAACTCAACAGATTTAACAATAGTAAAATAGTATTTTCCATCATATTTGGATACAATAATTGTGGAATCTGCAAAAGGTAATGAAGTAGATCCACCCTGTCCAAATGCACCGATTAGATACTTTTTATCGCTACTGAGTTTATTTCCTTTATTAATGGATAGAAGAGTATTTTTAAAATCGCTTCCTGTAACCCCAGTTCCTTTATCTAAAATATCAAAGGTTGGCTTATTAGCTTTTGAACCATCATTAACAGCTAAAATAACTTGATTCTCAATATCATAAGCTTGGGATTTAACTTCAGAATGTTTTTCGTATATTCTTTGCAAATTAGAATAATATTTAGGAAACGCTTTTTTAATAATAATTTCAGAATTTGCAGGAAAACCCATCCCATAAGCATCTTTTTGCTTTTCAATAACGGCATCAATAGCATTTGTGATTCTTTCTACCAGCCCTTTTTCACCTTTTTTAAGAATACTGATGGAACTTCCATTGGAACTGTTTTCACCTAAAAAATGCCAGTTTGATTGAACATCTTTTAATTTTAAGCCTTTTTCATTTAATGACAATCCAGTGTACTTCAGTAAAAACTCATCTACTTGTGAACCCTTGTATAAACCAAAAACTTCCGTGATATGAATCATATATTTATATCCCCCTAGAGTTCTGACATAACTTGCATCTTAACTG encodes:
- a CDS encoding ATP-binding protein produces the protein MIHITEVFGLYKGSQVDEFLLKYTGLSLNEKGLKLKDVQSNWHFLGENSSNGSSISILKKGEKGLVERITNAIDAVIEKQKDAYGMGFPANSEIIIKKAFPKYYSNLQRIYEKHSEVKSQAYDIENQVILAVNDGSKANKPTFDILDKGTGVTGSDFKNTLLSINKGNKLSSDKKYLIGAFGQGGSTSLPFADSTIIVSKYDGKYYFTIVKSVELTDYKNHVYMYLTIENQIPELIVDNVSFDDYLQEFISSESGTLIRMIETDISREYRNNDISKPRMLVDYINTELFSVGIPVKIIENRGNYRDNKNAQNRNAYGTLTKLKTSKKYVKDDYSGSVEIYHNENPYKIDYYMILPDNENEWGSDLKCKNVFEQFNVYGDPILYTVNGQTITSETYTKLKNNGLTFLKYRLLIVINLDYLGNEKYKFFTSDRAQIKDTDLTKGFIDKVVKRITEIDKLQEMNEIIAEKSISSGIDSNLLNEISSEVQDIYNKFLKNGNIIPGRKKTNKHFKLSDDEFLDHIGTVEITSTQRDFYSDESVSFVVTTNAAKYVNETAMISPFIDGKAFHEYSPNFMNGRISYRMNDKTLKKGDHLIQFIYFDDTGITIESTKILFTILNEKAPENIEKIKDKKLDLNIILRDEAELICDIAKNKETKKIDAYVCLESDELVSQVYGYNASTDEISETKNKIIKPIVLFALFLDEIYDNVQNIEEKNKIMTSFIKSTLLN